A single region of the Kwoniella botswanensis chromosome 1, complete sequence genome encodes:
- a CDS encoding alkylated DNA repair protein AlkB: MPSVPDVTTNQYTAFRQAEKHFKNRAVKDKYPSLRKYQDSLVDLSRPEQQEDDEVWKAGWWSPDHEPDARSNRTDWKPWLFKGKEKDKGTRPDLPTSDLKPIQLNDGRTGWIVGPGCILIPRFLSTSEQLHLLHSSLAEYTLPPNPLSLSTHYDLPSNLFELYTHDPDTAVQPKHRTIPASQTRSSATSDVPKSRTLIETEPASVIGYDEIVARNKTWTGDAPSDKLKEKTVDQLILELRWANLGWVYQWSTKSYDFSREEPIPFPPELAAVCHQAVASVPWHRVFLEGDDSYACGWENWAEDYAPDTGIVNFYQARKDTLMGHVDRSELDPARPLVSLSLGYSAILLLGSASRHDPPRPIILRSGDCLIMSGSGRQAYHGVPRILEGTLPSHFAMQDTDSETMKAAKRFISSARININARQVFPPGFVRPDRV, encoded by the exons ATGCCATCTGTGCCAGATGTCACTACAAACCAATATACTGCATTCCGTCAAGCCGAGAAACATTTCAAAAACCGTGCGGTGAAAGACAAATACCCATCACTCCGAAAATACCAGGACTCTCTGGTCGATCTATCCCGTCCcgaacaacaagaagatgatgaagtctGGAAAGCAGGGTGGTGGAGTCCTGATCATGAACCCGATGCACGTTCGAATAGGACCGACTGGAAGCCTTGGTTATtcaaaggaaaggagaaagataaggGCACCCGTCCTGATCTACCGACTTCAGACCTAAAACCCATTCAACTCAATGATGGAAGGACAGGATGGATTGTCGGACCTG GCTGTATCTTGATTCCGAGATTTCTGTCAACCAGCGAGCAACTGCATCTCCTCCATTCGTCTCTCGCCGAATATACCCTTCCACCCAATCCCCTTTCCTTGTCCACTCACTATGACCTTCCCTCCAACCTGTTCGAGCTCTATACTCACGACCCAGATACCGCTGTTCAACCCAAACACCGGACAATCCCTGCATCGCAGACGCGATCCAGCGCTACCTCTGATGTCCCAAAATCTCGAACTTTGATAGAGACCGAACCGGCGTCCGTTATTggatatgatgagattgtaGCACGTAACAAGACATGGACAGGGGATGCGCCAAGTGACAAACTGAAAGAGAAGACTGTCGACCAGTTGATACTGGAACTGAGATGGGCTAATCTAGGATGGGTTTACCAG TGGTCGACCAAGTCATACGATTTCAGCCGCGAGGAGCCTATCCCTTTTCCCCCGGAGCTTGCAGCAGTTTGTCACCAGGCGGTAGCCTCTGTACCTTGGCATCGGGTGTTCTTAGAAGGAGACGACTCTTATGCCTGTGGGTGGGAGAACTGGGCGGAAGACTATG CTCCTGACACAGGAATTGTGAACTTCTATCAAGCTAGAAAAGACACTCTGATGGGTCATGTGGATAGATCAGA GCTTGATCCTGCTCGTCCGCTTGTTTCTCTATC CCTCGGATACTCTGCGATACTGCTGCTCGGATCTGCATCTCGCCATGATCCCCCGAGACCCATCATTCTGCGGTCGGGAGACTGCCTTATCATGAGTGGTAGCGGCAGACAAGCTTATCATG GGGTTCCACGTATATTGGAAGGTACCCTTCCTTCGCATTTCGCAATGCAGGACACGGACAGCGAGACGATGAAGGCAGCCAAGAGGTTCATATCATCCGCAAGAATCAACATCAATGCCCGTCAGGTTTTCCCGCCAGGGTTCGTGAGACCTGACAGAGtgtag
- a CDS encoding 26S protease regulatory subunit 6A-B, with translation MSAPASDPPPPPQNPGNGDNKPEEVAVSTSSGETQDTNPSADAPAAAEDVQMEEEKTKEDDLEDIPEGVLSSDTADIKMQTRMIDNEIKMMRQESLRLGHEREQMTDKIGDNMTKIKQNKVLPYLVSKVVEILDVDAEEQEGAAHNEQNAKKSKCAVIKTSTRQTVFLPIIGLVPYEELRPSDLIGVNKDSYLILDKLPAEYDARVKAMEVDERPTETYTDIGGLDKQVEELIEAIVLPMQQADKFKTLGITPPKGCLMYGPPGTGKTLLARACAAQTNACYLKLAGPALVQMYIGDGAKLVRDAFELAKEKAPAIIFIDELDAIGTKRFDSDKSGDREVQRTMLELLNQLDGFSSDSRIKVIAATNRIDILDPALLRSGRLDRKIEFPLPNESARERILQIHSRKLNHHGVNFEELARSTEDMNGAQLKAVCVEAGMLALRQNATQLSHEHFHGGILEVQARKAKEHHLIMSHNEGLGLGSLI, from the exons ATGTCAGCTCCAGCATCGGATCCCCCTCCTCCGCCTCAAAACCCAGGAAACGGCGACAATAAGCCGGAGGAAGTAGCTGTATCCACATCCAGCGGAGAGACTCAGGATACCAACCCATCAGCAGACGCACCCGCCGCTGCTGAAGACGTccagatggaagaagaaaagacgaaagaggatgatttggaagatatACCAGAGGGAGTGCTGAGT TCCGATACCGCTGATATCAAGATGCAAACGCGTATGATCGACAatgagatcaagatgatgaggcaGGAGTCGTTGAGACTGGGACATGAGAGGGAGCAGATGACTGATAAGATTGGTGATAATATGACAAAGATCAAGCAAAACAAGGTGCTACCTTATCTGGTGTCGAAagtggttgag ATTTTAGACGTTGATgctgaagaacaagagggaGCCGCTCATAACGAGCAAAATGCTAAGAAATCCAAATGCGCTGTGATCAAGACATCAACCAGACAA ACCGTTTTCTTACCCATCATTGGTCTTGTTCCTTACGAAGAATTACGTCCCAGTGACTTGATCGGTGTCAACAAGGACTCATATCTGATTCTCGACAAATTACCTGCTGAATATGATGCACGAGTCAAGGcgatggaagttgatgagagaCCAACGGAGACTTACACCGATATTGGTGGTTTAGACAAACAGGTTGAGGAGTTGATTGAAGCTAT TGTATTGCCTATGCAACAGGCTGATAAATTCAAGACCCTCGGTATCACCCCACCCAAAGGTTGTTTGATGTATGGACCTCCTG GTACCGGTAAAACCCTTCTTGCTCGAGCCTGTGCTGCTCAAACAAATGCATGTTACCTCAAACTTGCTGGTCCCGCTCTTGTACAG ATGTATATCGGTGATGGTGCCAAATTAGTCAGAGACGCCTTCGAATTAGCCAAAGAGAAGGCTCCTGCTATCATTTTCATCGATGAGTTGGATGCTATCGGAACAAAGCGATTTGATAGTGATAAGTCGGGTGATCGAGAAGTACAGAGGACGATGTTGGAGCTGTTGAATCAGCTGGATGGTTTCTCGAGTGACAGTCGAATCAAG GTCATTGCTGCCACGAATCGAATTGATATCCTCGATCCTGCTCTTCTCCGATCAGGTCGATTAGATCGAAAGATTGAGTTTCCCTTACCTAACGAATCAGCCAGAGAACGTATCTTGCAGATCCACTCTAGAAAGCTCAACCATCACGGTGTCAA CTTCGAGGAGCTGGCAAGATCAACAGAAGATATGAATGGTGCTCAGCTCAAGGCGGTATGTGTAGAAGCGGGAATG TTGGCGTTACGTCAAAATGCTACCCAATTGTCTCACGAACACTTCCATGGAGGTATCCTCGAAGTACAAGCTCGTAAAGCCAAGGAGCACCAC TTGATCATGTCGCATAATGAAGGTCTGGGTCTGGGCAGTTTGATCTGA